From a single Luteolibacter arcticus genomic region:
- a CDS encoding NAD(P)/FAD-dependent oxidoreductase: MDLVSSQPFWLLKNGLPELYPPLERDERCDVAVIGAGITGALMAEKLTSAGHKVIVLDRRDVATGSTSASTALLQYEIDRHLIELEEQYGEELARTAYLACYESVSLLEERVKRLGLDDSGFVSRDSIYLASRPRDAKVLEAEAAARERAGIPVEIWHRADLLDRLAVDRSCALHSTRGAQVDPYLLAHGLLEEVVKRGSGVYDRTAVSSVEVTRSGVTLRTDRGPVVRAKRLVVAAGYEAGKFIDLRGRVDLNSSFAIASEPLAAGAGWWRGAMIWESSRPYLYCREVSDGRILVGGDDVPFRTPAARDAMIKAKASRLERRFRRMMPALEWEPAFSWAGTFAETRDGLAYIGSCRDHPLCYFALGFGGNGIVFSVIAAEIICDDLVGKVHPWAKAFRFDR; this comes from the coding sequence ATGGATCTGGTTTCCTCGCAGCCCTTCTGGCTTCTCAAAAATGGCCTGCCGGAACTCTACCCTCCTTTGGAAAGGGACGAACGCTGCGATGTGGCGGTGATCGGCGCGGGGATCACGGGGGCGCTGATGGCGGAAAAGCTGACCAGCGCGGGGCACAAGGTGATCGTGCTCGATCGCCGGGACGTGGCGACGGGGAGCACCAGCGCGAGCACGGCGCTGCTTCAGTATGAGATCGATCGCCACCTGATCGAGCTTGAGGAGCAGTATGGCGAAGAACTCGCCCGCACCGCCTACCTCGCGTGCTACGAGAGCGTCTCCCTGCTGGAGGAGCGGGTGAAGCGGCTGGGGCTCGATGACTCTGGCTTCGTGAGCCGGGACAGCATCTATCTCGCCTCGCGCCCGCGTGACGCCAAGGTGTTGGAGGCGGAGGCGGCGGCTCGCGAGCGTGCCGGGATTCCCGTGGAGATCTGGCACCGGGCGGATCTGCTGGATCGACTGGCCGTGGACCGGTCTTGTGCCCTGCACTCCACCCGCGGGGCGCAGGTCGATCCCTACCTGCTGGCGCATGGGCTTCTGGAGGAGGTGGTGAAGCGTGGCAGCGGCGTTTACGACCGCACCGCCGTCAGTTCGGTGGAGGTCACCCGCAGCGGGGTCACCCTGCGCACCGACCGCGGGCCGGTGGTGCGGGCCAAGCGATTGGTGGTCGCGGCGGGCTACGAGGCCGGGAAATTCATCGACCTGCGGGGGCGGGTGGATCTCAACAGCAGCTTTGCGATCGCCAGCGAACCTTTGGCAGCGGGCGCCGGATGGTGGCGCGGCGCCATGATCTGGGAGAGTTCGCGACCGTATCTCTACTGCCGCGAGGTCAGCGACGGGAGGATTTTGGTGGGCGGGGACGACGTCCCATTCCGCACGCCGGCAGCCCGCGACGCGATGATTAAGGCGAAGGCGAGCCGCTTGGAGCGGCGTTTCCGCAGGATGATGCCAGCGCTGGAGTGGGAACCGGCCTTCTCGTGGGCCGGCACCTTTGCGGAGACCCGCGATGGCTTGGCGTATATCGGGAGCTGCCGGGATCATCCCTTGTGCTACTTCGCGCTGGGGTTCGGCGGAAACGGCATCGTCTTCTCCGTGATCGCGGCGGAGATCATCTGCGACGACTTGGTGGGGAAGGTGCACCCGTGGGCCAAGGCGTTCCGATTTGACCGGTGA
- a CDS encoding glucan biosynthesis protein — protein sequence MLQRITHLTAALILAPLASGQDWEREDITFEKIDQRARELAAQPYAAPNKEALPDWMKNLSYDQYRDIRFVPERALWAAENLPFRAMLFHPGYLFREPVGVHEYTDTHVQRIRLTDAFFNYGSLVGQRGDLPPDAGYAGVRLHHPLNRPDYFDELAVFQGASYWRALGKNQHYGISARGIAVNTGIEGTQEEFPRFRDFWMRKPVPEDKASMLFAVLDGPSYTGAYGFIIQPGDNTVVTVRAALYARQAVKRLALAPMSSMFWFGENSRRRFDDFRPEVHDSDGLAIRMGSGERIWRPISNDTGRLEFSVFPMEKCGGFGLLQRDRRFAAYEDGEAAYEKRPSLWIEPTSDWGSGKVVLMEIPTHNELADNTVAMWEPSHIPEPGERIEFTYKQHWTMAEDPADAGGRVVATRTGLHDWQPEQRTMAIEFAGGPLEKWEGDPPVAVITALGEAGTKIKIQGTAVQPLPEGRWRVAFQIAPAAEGGKLADVGPQELRCSLKKGEDFLTETWAYRIIP from the coding sequence GTGCTTCAACGCATAACCCATCTAACGGCCGCGCTGATCCTGGCCCCGCTCGCCTCCGGGCAGGATTGGGAGCGCGAGGATATCACCTTCGAGAAGATCGACCAGCGCGCCCGCGAACTGGCCGCCCAGCCGTACGCCGCTCCGAACAAGGAAGCGCTGCCGGACTGGATGAAGAACCTCTCCTACGACCAGTATCGCGACATCCGCTTCGTGCCGGAGCGGGCGCTGTGGGCGGCGGAGAACCTGCCTTTCCGGGCCATGCTGTTCCATCCCGGCTACCTGTTCCGCGAGCCGGTGGGGGTGCATGAATACACCGATACCCACGTTCAGCGGATCCGGCTGACCGACGCCTTTTTCAATTACGGCTCGCTGGTCGGCCAGCGCGGCGACCTGCCGCCGGACGCGGGCTACGCCGGGGTGCGGCTCCACCACCCGCTCAACCGGCCGGACTACTTCGACGAGCTGGCCGTCTTCCAGGGCGCCAGCTATTGGCGGGCGCTCGGCAAGAACCAGCACTATGGGATCTCCGCCCGCGGCATCGCGGTGAACACGGGGATTGAAGGCACACAGGAGGAATTCCCGCGCTTCCGCGACTTCTGGATGCGCAAGCCGGTCCCGGAGGACAAGGCGTCGATGCTATTCGCGGTGCTCGACGGGCCATCGTACACCGGGGCCTACGGGTTCATCATCCAGCCCGGCGACAATACGGTCGTGACGGTCCGTGCCGCGCTCTACGCGCGGCAGGCGGTGAAGCGCCTCGCCCTCGCCCCCATGTCCAGCATGTTCTGGTTTGGCGAGAATTCGCGCCGCCGCTTCGATGACTTCCGCCCGGAAGTCCACGATTCGGACGGGCTGGCGATCCGGATGGGCAGCGGCGAGCGCATCTGGCGACCGATTTCCAACGACACCGGCCGGCTCGAGTTCAGCGTCTTCCCGATGGAAAAGTGCGGCGGCTTCGGCCTGCTCCAGCGCGACCGCCGGTTCGCCGCCTACGAGGATGGCGAAGCGGCTTACGAAAAACGGCCTTCCCTGTGGATCGAGCCGACCAGCGATTGGGGCTCGGGAAAAGTGGTCCTGATGGAAATCCCCACCCACAATGAGCTCGCCGACAACACCGTGGCGATGTGGGAGCCCTCGCACATCCCGGAGCCCGGCGAGCGCATCGAATTCACCTACAAGCAGCACTGGACCATGGCGGAAGATCCCGCTGACGCGGGTGGCCGCGTGGTGGCGACCCGCACCGGCCTGCACGACTGGCAGCCGGAGCAGCGGACCATGGCGATCGAGTTCGCTGGCGGCCCTCTGGAGAAATGGGAAGGCGATCCGCCCGTGGCCGTCATCACCGCGCTCGGCGAGGCCGGCACCAAGATCAAGATCCAAGGCACCGCAGTTCAGCCGCTACCTGAAGGCCGCTGGAGGGTTGCCTTCCAGATCGCCCCCGCCGCGGAGGGCGGAAAACTCGCGGACG